A window from Kluyveromyces lactis strain NRRL Y-1140 chromosome E complete sequence encodes these proteins:
- the CTF3 gene encoding Ctf3p (similar to uniprot|Q7LHY6 Saccharomyces cerevisiae YLR381W CTF3 Outer kinetochore protein that forms a complex with Mcm16p and Mcm22p may bind the kinetochore to spindle microtubules) — translation MESVYECIRFLEGPENEVSEQQIKNCIEFLYESATTIGLGCEDIRKLIDCLCITDIIGAETKEFIITRCLVPNEYVDAKCITLIISKLGTPTFLHPYKTVPGRRLQVALVRWVCHIYPWVKDKSIFKDTFSIWFEYWRLDYLQHWITYILLWTFDDRHISKWRCKVLFNIGNNPGYKNSRAYSVYILDAFLALETDLKDIISDFIQMLNSNEKSLQKIASFDYDRQFVLNTRQALSAKNLLDDDQFEEILKNYGDRKAYMKPEQTNILSLEKLARNWNNFDGPYDFTRLLKFKSDVMWLKIAGHASTDPRIIQFRSYLRERHDSRTLFRDVPFPLLHTATDFDLRTAKLSVAFSARLCIEDEADGVIEIIMQICHASFFAISSDNFKHALNIYHAILATDILSSLTNKKTEVSLVLSALLLRSANIIGTQKHFPLIHALADHSIEQVVAVNDPLLISELCWFLVRASAAIHPKHSPEILISDIDKSIHYLVEVLWNHNVTSSGSTLLPNSYWESLRQSQYLSHTSFPSKLLYSVPNFGFMCFICQKLLFEKERTLGYEHFLGDFSERTLKQWVTKLGSNPQWFQEINQFSDLRKHFLRMVRSDYRYSGISEFLFTYVKNLQDIP, via the coding sequence ATGGAATCTGTCTATGAATGTATTCGTTTTCTTGAGGGTCCAGAAAATGAAGTTTCGGAACAACAAATCAAAAACTGCATTGAGTTTTTATATGAATCAGCGACAACGATAGGTTTAGGTTGCGAAGATATAAGGAAATTGATAGACTGTTTGTGTATTACTGATATTATAGGCGCTGAAACAAAAGAGTTTATTATTACACGGTGTTTGGTCCCAAACGAGTATGTTGATGCGAAATGTATCACTCTTATTATAAGTAAATTAGGAACACCAACATTTCTGCATCCATACAAAACTGTTCCCGGAAGAAGGTTGCAAGTTGCCTTGGTTAGGTGGGTATGTCATATTTATCCTTGGGTGAAAGATAAATCTATTTTCAAGGATACATTTTCGATCTGGTTTGAATATTGGCGATTAGattatcttcaacattGGATTACTTATATTCTGCTTTGGACTTTTGACGACCGACATATAAGCAAATGGAGGTGTAAAGTTTTATTCAATATTGGAAATAATCCTGGATACAAAAACTCTCGTGCGTACTCTGTATATATCCTGGATGCTTTTTTGGCATTAGAAACTGATCTTAAAGATATCATATCAGACTTCATACAGATGCTGAACTCTAACGAAAaaagtcttcaaaaaattgcaTCCTTTGATTACGACAGACAATTTGTACTGAACACAAGACAAGCGTTATCAGCTAAAAATTTACTGGATGATGATCAGTTTGAAGAGATACTGAAAAACTATGGCGATCGAAAAGCTTATATGAAGCCAGAACAAACGAATATTCTATcacttgaaaaattagCCCGGAACTGGAACAACTTTGATGGACCTTACGACTTTACCAGACTTTTAAAGTTCAAATCAGATGTAATGTGGCTGAAAATTGCTGGGCATGCTAGTACTGATCCTCGAATTATACAATTCAGATCATACTTACGCGAGCGCCACGACAGTAGGACTTTATTTCGTGATGTTCCCTTCCCGTTACTTCATACTGCCACTGACTTCGATTTAAGGACTGCCAAACTAAGTGTTGCCTTTAGTGCAAGGTTATGTATAGAAGATGAAGCTGACGGAGtaattgaaattatcatGCAAATTTGCCACGCATCATTTTTTGCAATATCATCGGATAACTTTAAACATGCATTAAATATATACCATGCTATTTTGGCTACTGATATACTAAGTTCGCTGACCAACAAAAAAACTGAAGTGTCACTCGTGCTTTCAGCTCTATTGTTGAGAAGTGCAAATATTATTGGAACTCAGAAACACTTTCCTCTGATACATGCATTAGCTGATCATTCTATTGAACAAGTAGTTGCTGTAAACGATCCTTTGCTAATATCAGAACTCTGCTGGTTTTTGGTCAGGGCAAGTGCCGCAATCCACCCTAAACACTCACCCGAAATTCTCATATCTGACATTGATAAATCTATTCATTATTTGGTAGAAGTTCTCTGGAACCATAATGTGACAAGTTCGGGGTCAACATTACTTCCAAATTCGTATTGGGAATCATTGCGTCAAAGTCAGTATTTATCTCATACCTCTTTTCCTTCGAAACTTTTGTATTCTGTACCAAATTTTGGATTTATGTGTTTCATATGCCAGAAATTGTTGTTCGAAAAGGAACGAACTTTAGGCTATGAGCACTTTCTTGGTGATTTTTCAGAGCGGACATTAAAACAATGGGTCACAAAATTGGGCTCCAATCCTCAATGGTTCCAAGAAATCAACCAATTTAGTGACTTAAGAAAGCATTTTTTGAGAATGGTACGTTCCGATTATCGATACTCTGGTATCTCGGAGTTTTTATTTACATATGTGAAGAATTTACAGGATATTCCTTAA
- the CSR1 gene encoding Csr1p (similar to uniprot|Q6B265 Saccharomyces cerevisiae YLR380W CSR1 Phosphatidylinositol transfer protein with a potential role in lipid turnover interacts specifically with thioredoxin peroxidase (Tsa2p) and may have a role in oxidative stress resistance), with product MSSQEQPGRIETLNEEQETKLKQVWAHLFNFWDIPVDSRKVLTHYHDSLRRNNTVSSEASHATVESGAKKTGKLFGRFRKSTKTEKKEPIKPRSRHSRTSSVTSTRSRESIEAAYTPNMVHDALKELQPEEIRNNLWDMLRVDYPDNLVLRFLRARKWDTDKTMYMLANSLRWRLKDARPDDIIKRGELGAYEDDKAGYVKNIELRKAVIHGFDRLGHPIVYVRPRKHLSSDQTEAEVHDYSLLIIEQTRLFLKEPVDAATILFDLSGFTMSNMDYAPVKYLISCFEAHYPECLGKLFIHKAPWIFPPIWNIIKNWLDPVVASKIVFTKTAKDLAEYVPEEYIPKDLGGDCTYDYDAYEKPDGSLDTKLNKKAELEEIVTERKALVDKFIQATVSWIEATDDETNAKWLAAKIELGKELTENYIKMDPYIRSRSFYEYEGTLSL from the coding sequence ATGAGTTCTCAAGAACAACCGGGTCGTATTGAGACGTTAAACGAAGAGCAAGAAACTAAACTAAAGCAGGTATGGGCGCACTTATTCAACTTTTGGGATATTCCAGTTGATTCAAGGAAGGTTCTAACACATTATCATGATTCATTACGTAGGAATAATACTGTTTCGTCAGAAGCTAGCCATGCGACAGTTGAAAGCGGCGCTAAGAAAACAGGTAAACTTTTCGGTAGATTCCGTAAATCCACGAAgacagagaagaaagaaccCATTAAGCCCCGCAGCCGTCATTCACGTACCTCTTCTGTGACTTCGACGAGATCTCGCGAATCTATTGAAGCTGCATACACTCCTAATATGGTTCATGACGCTTTGAAGGAACTTCAGccagaagaaattagaaaCAATTTGTGGGACATGTTAAGGGTAGATTATCCAGATAATTTGGTGTTGAGATTTTTGAGAGCGAGAAAATGGGACACAGATAAAACTATGTATATGCTTGCGAATTCTTTACGTTGGAGGTTGAAGGACGCTCGTCCAGATGACATTATTAAGAGAGGTGAACTTGGTGCCTacgaagatgataaagCCGGTTACGTCAAAAATATCGAGTTGAGAAAGGCAGTAATTCACGGGTTCGACAGATTGGGTCACCCTATCGTTTATGTTAGACCTAGAAAACATCTCTCCAGTGACCAAACAGAGGCAGAAGTTCATGACTACTCACTTTTGATCATTGAACAAACCAGATTATTCCTGAAGGAACCAGTAGATGCAGCAACTATCTTGTTTGACCTTTCAGGGTTTACCATGTCAAATATGGATTATGCACCAGTCAAGTATTTAATCTCATGCTTCGAGGCCCATTACCCTGAATGTTTGGGTAAATTGTTTATCCATAAGGCCCCATGGATTTTCCCACCAATTTGGAACATTATCAAAAACTGGTTGGATCCAGTTGTTGCATCCAAGATCGTATTCACCAAAACAGCTAAAGATCTAGCTGAATATGTACCAGAAGAATACATTCCAAAAGATTTAGGCGGTGACTGTACTTATGACTACGATGCTTATGAGAAACCGGACGGATCCTTGGATACaaaattgaacaagaaagccgaacttgaagaaatcgtGACAGAGAGAAAAGCGCTTGTTGACAAATTCATTCAAGCAACCGTATCTTGGATTGAAGCaactgatgatgaaacGAATGCCAAATGGTTGGCAGCAAAAATCGAATTAGGCAAAGAATTGACTGAAAACTATATCAAAATGGACCCTTATATAAGATCAAGATCATTCTATGAATATGAAGGAACATTGTCATTGTAA
- a CDS encoding uncharacterized protein (similar to uniprot|Q07379 Saccharomyces cerevisiae YDL057W Hypothetical ORF), translating to MVTDKETITVNTVKNPHEQTVPLLENEQFIYIKDQKRHTGVGLAAILSKPPSLQFDTLAERVKNEFKFAFPTHKLVLLLHGHQSFKNALYQPLLADKLSKNGYYVLRIDFRGLGDSEDNRVPELGRTIQQDVEDLTTIYEFVSSDACKSLLGRALTLDTIIAHSRGVISMFEFARSFYVPNLINCCGRFDSQGLLLKAARRCPQWEEDGGFYCNTLRFGKWQDVWIPRQETLSAGTLDTSKFEEINSETWILSVYTATDPVIPIASAAGYSNLFEGRHTLEIVPNCDHNFYGFPDDTNKLNLPIRKGKVNYGAYLVAYLLEYLNPENQLQRFYNTHKLIKSNVNHGDVRNRWCLPYDFSQISNFRDVGGYVTTSGKQVKPGIMYRCANPNEATPAALDYMKSHLFINRVFDLRAVNEATEGGIIPNFEVENLSFNNNMTLSPEEMAKHYQGMFLSSYNFPQAYEIVLENSLPVIRRFFEYILEGNVDEKHAIVFHCSAGKDRTGILGMLILGLAGVDADTISHDYELTKLGLTTEKRLIQRITGRGDKFYTILGPHGHEIASAWGVSPKEMAANVLSSKYEAMRLFIDAFLLKFGSFELFFLEQLKFTEKEVEKIKIELTI from the coding sequence ATGGTAACTGACAAAGAGACCATCACGGTTAATACGGTGAAAAACCCTCATGAACAGACCGTACCGTTATTAGAAAATGAACAATTCATCTATATCAAAGATCAGAAACGTCACACTGGTGTGGGCCTAGCTGCTATTTTGAGTAAACCACCATCACTTCAATTCGATACTTTAGCGGAGCGTGTGAAGAATGAATTCAAGTTCGCGTTCCCAACCCATAAATTGGTGCTACTATTACATGGGCATCAGTCATTCAAGAATGCCTTGTATCAGCCGTTGTTGGCAGATAAACTAAGCAAAAATGGGTACTACGTGTTAAGAATTGACTTCCGAGGGTTAGGTGATTCAGAGGATAACCGTGTTCCGGAACTCGGTAGAACAATTCAGCAGGATGTGGAAGATTTGACCACTATATACGAATTTGTGTCTTCTGATGCTTGTAAATCTCTGTTAGGCCGCGCATTAACCTTGGATACTATTATTGCGCATTCACGCGGTGTGATCTCGATGTTTGAGTTCGCCAGATCGTTCTATGTACCTAATCTCATCAATTGTTGTGGGAGATTTGATTCACAGGGGTTGTTACTGAAGGCTGCAAGAAGATGTCCACAGTGGGAAGAAGATGGAGGGTTTTACTGTAACACTTTAAGATTTGGTAAATGGCAAGATGTCTGGATTCCAAGGCAAGAAACTTTAAGTGCGGGCACTTTAGACACCTCGAAGTTTGAAGAGATTAATAGTGAAACTTGGATATTGTCTGTGTACACCGCTACGGATCCTGTGATTCCAATCGCATCTGCTGCTGGTTACAGTAATTTGTTTGAAGGCAGACATACTTTGGAAATTGTCCCAAATTGTGACCACAACTTCTATGGATTCCCAGATGATACAAATAAATTAAACTTACCTATTCGTAAAGGTAAAGTCAATTATGGTGCCTACCTAGTTGCCTACTTGCTTGAATACTTGAATCCAGAAAACCAATTACAAAGATTCTACAATACCCATAAGTTGATTAAATCGAACGTGAACCATGGAGATGTCAGAAATCGTTGGTGCTTACCTTATGATTTTTCACAAATTTCCAATTTCAGAGATGTTGGTGGATACGTCACTACATCAGGTAAACAAGTTAAACCTGGTATTATGTACCGTTGTGCAAACCCCAATGAGGCCACACCCGCCGCTTTGGATTACATGAAATCTCATCTTTTCATAAATAGAGTTTTTGATCTGAGAGCTGTTAATGAAGCTACTGAAGGTGGGATTATCCCGAATTTCGAAGTTGAAAATCTATCGTTCAACAATAACATGACATTGAGTCCAGAAGAAATGGCTAAACATTATCAAGGTATGTTTTTGTCTTCTTACAATTTCCCTCAGGCGTATGAGATTGTTTTAGAGAACAGTCTCCCAGTTATTCGTCGTTTTTTCGAATACATACTTGAGGGAAACGTCGATGAAAAACATGCGATTGTTTTTCATTGCAGTGCTGGAAAGGATAGGACCGGGATTTTGGGTATGTTGATATTAGGGTTGGCGGGTGTTGACGCTGACACCATTTCTCACGATTATGAATTAACTAAACTCGGATTGACTACCGAGAAAAGATTAATCCAAAGAATCACCGGACGTGGTGACAAATTCTACACAATTCTGGGCCCCCACGGTCATGAAATAGCTTCTGCTTGGGGTGTTTCTCCAAAGGAAATGGCAGCCAATGTGctatcttcaaaatatgaAGCAATGCGTCTATTCATTGACGCattcttgttgaaattcGGCTCTTTTGAACTGTTTTTCTTAGAGCAACTGAAGTTTACTGAGAAAGAAGTGGAAAAGATTAAAATCGAACTTACTATTTAA
- the MBP1 gene encoding transcription factor MBP1 (uniprot|P39679 Kluyveromyces lactis MBP1 Transcription factor MBP1) — MSSNQIYSAKYSGVDVYEFIHPTGSIMKRKADNWVNATHILKAAKFPKAKRTRILEKEVITDTHEKVQGGFGKYQGTWIPLELASKLAEKFEVLDELKPLFDFTQQEGSASPPQAPKHHHASRSDSTRKKATKSASVPSGKVSEKASSQQQQPVSQQQQQQPGSAPKRRGRPPRNKATVTLQRSQSEMVFPKPSIPSSSIQSTKLPSLQPQFGRSATSLSPIMDVKSPLDQASPQFKELDIEDGLSSDVEPNSIMGTKHEDNTHLMNTKDEPVSSSSSLPSSPSEFSQSVAFGSRSNMQTPLQLNGTTSMNMILPKFSSSQNGPSDSNQRANEYLSKLVNYFISNDTQNESEIPMELLNPPLHCSPFIDTWIDPEHHTAFHWACAMGTLPIVEALLKAGSSIRSLNNVGETPLIRSSIFHNCYTKRTYPQIFEILKDTVFDLDAKSRNVIHRIVSRKSHTPSAVYYLDVVLSKIKDFTPQYRIDVLINQQDNDGNSPLHYAATNKDDQFYQLLLQNGALTTVQNNSGMTPNGIISGRYSMDEITKGQRLDDPYEFNKMYPSQAATRTNRIIPEVINMMKEMANSYQNAYQKRQNEVLQMERTVKSMKKTITSVEMKLLEALNLKETDNVDIVLNDRKEKIDELQRRIATDKRVLINRLEEGQVKLIRKFVDEETKNVEGKTTDGEESEDIEALLKELVLIQLKRKRKLNQIIDVITDNSKVYKYRKMISQGTDIDVSDVDECLDVIYQTLSKEG, encoded by the coding sequence ATGTCATCCAATCAAATATATTCTGCGAAGTACTCTGGCGTGGATGTCTATGAGTTTATACACCCGACTGGGTCAATAATGAAGAGAAAGGCAGATAATTGGGTGAATGCCACTCATATATTGAAGGCTGCAAAGTTTCCAAAGGCTAAAAGGACAAGgatattggaaaaagaagtCATAACAGATACCCACGAAAAGGTTCAAGGTGGTTTCGGTAAATACCAAGGTACGTGGATTCCCTTAGAGCTAGCCTCGAAGTTGGCTGAGAAGTTCGAAGTATTAGATGAGCTTAAACCTTTATTTGACTTTACACAACAAGAAGGCTCTGCTTCGCCGCCTCAGGCTCCTAAACATCACCATGCTTCCAGAAGTGACTCTACCAGAAAAAAGGCTACAAAAAGCGCATCTGTACCTTCTGGAAAGGTATCCGAAAAAGCGAGCTCccaacagcagcagcctGTATctcaacagcagcagcagcaaccTGGTTCTGCACCAAAAAGGCGGGGTCGTCCTCCTCGGAATAAAGCGACTGTAACATTACAAAGATCACAAAGTGAGATGGTTTTTCCAAAACCTTCAATTCCATCATCTTCTATCCAGAGCACAAAGTTACCTAGTCTACAGCCTCAGTTTGGCAGATCAGCGACTAGTTTGTCCCCGATTATGGATGTAAAATCTCCGCTGGATCAAGCTTCTCCCCAATTTAAGGAATTAGATATCGAAGACGGACTTTCCAGTGATGTAGAACCTAATTCTATTATGGGCACAAAACATGAGGATAACACACACTTAATGAACACAAAGGATGAGCCTgtatcttcttcttcctctttaCCGTCTTCCCCAAGTGAATTCTCTCAAAGTGTTGCATTTGGCTCGAGATCTAACATGCAAACTCCCCTACAATTAAATGGTACGACTTCAATGAATATGATATTACCAAAATTTTCCTCATCTCAAAACGGACCATCTGATTCAAACCAAAGAGCAAACGAATACCTATCAAAATTGGTGAATTATTTCATATCTAATGATACCCAAAACGAATCGGAAATACCGATGGAGCTTTTGAATCCTCCTTTACATTGTTCGCCGTTTATTGATACGTGGATTGACCCCGAACATCATACAGCCTTTCATTGGGCATGTGCGATGGGTACGTTACCCATTGTAGAGGCACTACTAAAAGCAGGAAGTTCCATCAGATCGTTGAATAACGTAGGAGAAACGCCACTAAtaagatcttcaatttttcacaATTGTTATACCAAACGGACGTATCCGCAGATCTTTGAGATTTTGAAGGATACTGTATTTGACCTGGATGCCAAATCAAGAAACGTCATTCACCGGATCGTTAGCAGAAAGAGTCATACCCCTTCTGCAGTCTATTATTTAGACGTTGTActatcaaaaattaaagacTTTACGCCACAATATAGGATTGACGTATTAATAAATCAACAAGACAATGACGGAAATTCACCCTTACACTATGCTGCAACGAACAAGGATGATCAGTTttatcaacttcttctccaaaaTGGCGCACTTACCACCGTTCAAAATAATAGCGGAATGACACCTAATGGAATCATTAGTGGCCGTTATTCGATGGATGAAATAACAAAAGGGCAAAGGCTGGATGATCCGTATGAATTCAACAAAATGTATCCTTCTCAGGCTGCAACTAGAACAAATAGAATTATCCCAGAGGTAATAAATatgatgaaagaaatggcAAACTCTTATCAGAATGCATATCAGAAAAGACAAAACGAAGTTCTTCAGATGGAACGGACAGTAAAGAGCATGAAGAAAACCATAACATCTGTCGAAATGAAACTTTTAGAAGCTttaaatttgaaggaaactgACAATGTTGACATAGTACTCAATGATAGgaaggaaaaaattgatgaactACAACGGAGAATTGCCACAGACAAGCGCGTGCTAATCAACAGGTTAGAAGAAGGACAAGTAAAACTGATACGAAAgtttgttgatgaagaaacaaaaaatgtCGAAGGTAAGACTACTGACGGTGAGGAGTCTGAAGATATAGAAGCActtttgaaggaattaGTTCTTATTCAATTAAAACGAAAACGAAAACTTAATCAAATTATTGACGTGATAACAGACAACTCTAAAGTTTACAAATATAGGAAAATGATATCTCAAGGAACTGACATTGACGTTTCTGATGTTGACGAATGTTTAGATGTGATATATCAAACATTAAGCAAGGAAGGTTAG
- the PSA1 gene encoding mannose-1-phosphate guanylyltransferase (highly similar to uniprot|P41940 Saccharomyces cerevisiae YDL055C PSA1 GDP-mannose pyrophosphorylase (mannose-1-phosphate guanyltransferase) synthesizes GDP-mannose from GTP and mannose-1-phosphate in cell wall biosynthesis required for normal cell wall structure), whose amino-acid sequence MKGLILVGGYGTRLRPLTLTVPKPLVEFGNRPMILHQIEALAAAGVTDIVLAVNYRPEVMVETLKKYEDEFGVSITFSVETEPLGTAGPLKLAESVLKKDNSPFFVLNSDVICDYPFKELADFHQAHGGKGTIVATKVDEPSKYGVIVHDIATPNLIDRFVEKPVEFVGNRINAGLYILNPEVIDLIDLKPTSIEKETFPILVEQKSLYSFDLEGYWMDVGQPKDFLSGTVLYLNSLSKRDPAKLAKGENIVGNVLVDPTAKISPTAKVGPDVVIGPNVVIGDGVRITRSVALSNSHIKDHALVKSTIIGWNSTVGKWARLEGVTVLGDDVEVKDEIYINGGKVLPHKSISVNVPKEAIIM is encoded by the coding sequence ATGAAGGGTTTAATTCTAGTTGGTGGTTACGGTACCAGATTGAGACCTTTGACTTTGACTGTTCCAAAGCCATTGGTTGAATTTGGTAACAGACCAATGATTTTACATCAAATCGAAGCTTTGGCTGCTGCTGGTGTTACTGATATCGTGTTGGCCGTTAACTACAGACCAGAAGTTATGgttgaaactttgaagaaatacgAAGACGAATTCGGTGTCTCCATCACTTTCTCTGTCGAAACCGAACCATTGGGTACTGCTGGTCCATTGAAATTGGCAGAAAGTGTCTTGAAGAAGGACAATTCACCATTCTTTGTCTTGAACTCAGATGTTATCTGTGACTATCCATTCAAGGAATTGGCTGATTTCCACCAAGCTCACGGTGGTAAGGGTACCATTGTCGCTACTAAGGTCGATGAACCATCCAAATACGGTGTCATTGTTCATGACATTGCTACTCCAAATTTGATTGACAGATTTGTGGAAAAACCAGTTGAATTCGTCGGTAACAGAATCAACGCCGGTTTGTACATCTTGAACCCGGAAGTTATTGACTTGATTGACTTGAAGCCAACCTCTATTGAAAAGGAGACTTTCCCAATCTTAGTCGAACAAAAATCCCTATACTCTTTCGATCTTGAAGGATACTGGATGGATGTCGGTCAACCAAAGGACTTCTTATCTGGTACAGTGCTATATTTGAACTCTTTGTCCAAGAGAGATCCAGCTAAGTTGGCCAAGGGTGAAAACATTGTTGGCAACGTTTTGGTTGACCCAACTGCCAAGATTTCTCCAACTGCAAAGGTCGGTCCTGATGTAGTTATCGGTCCAAACGTCGTTATCGGTGATGGTGTCAGAATTACCAGATCTGTTGCCCTATCCAACTCTCATATCAAGGACCATGCTTTGGTCAAGTCCACCATCATCGGTTGGAACTCTACTGTCGGTAAATGGGCTCGTTTGGAAGGTGTCACCGTTCTAGGTGATGATGTCGAAGTCAAGGACGAAATTTACATCAACGGTGGTAAAGTCTTGCCTCACAAGTCCATCTCCGTTAATGTTCCAAAGGAAGCTATTATTATGTGA
- a CDS encoding uncharacterized protein (no similarity): MMYSSRMTKTVNNGRRKIRKKFFRKPPTQQTSATKLTKLTKLTKSEQNTTASHRQKTRTSRTNTETQTAEQLLHKFLRVTTTPFRVCLWLPRELATCFFFFFFFFFFAHISDTTIFTVTAGVTVKKKKSKTT, from the coding sequence ATGATGTATAGTTCTAGAATGACGAAAACAGTAAACAATGGACGCAGGAAAATACGGAAAAAGTTTTTCCGAAAACCGCCAACGCAGCAAACAAGCGCGACgaaattgacaaaattgacaaaattgacaaaatcTGAACAGAACACAACAGCATCTCACCGCCAAAAAACCAGAACCAGCCGCACAAATACAGAAACACAAACAGCGGAACAACTTTTACACAAATTTCTCCGGGTAACAACAACGCCGTTTCGTGTGTGTTTGTGGTTGCCTCGTGAACTGGCTACctgcttctttttttttttttttttttttttttttgcacACATTTCAGATACTACTATTTTTACCGTTACTGCTGGGGTTACtgtgaaaaagaagaaatctaaaACAACGTGA